The region aaattcgataacgcgcctgtctactacactgctacaatactacacccgcactacaaacaccacctctcagcgctctggaaggtgcctgacacccatgtcactgcccgtgacggtgtccactatcgcgacggctggcttgacaataaccaccgggcattcctgcgTATGTGGCAgggcggaaggactctgcagccacttcagctcacactgtaacgccgccgcgtaagaagccccggctagggatttcaacgtcgcgatcagcttttctacagtcgtcaattgagcaaagcacacggcagttagaggcaagccttgctgaggatgagtatgagatatggaagcggcaaccagcgttagctgaggaggattggctgtctcttaatccgcttctatactgggagtcagttgctgggcagttccctatactctcaaagttcgctattgacgtcctaacaataccagcagcagcggcagactgtgagcggactttcagcgagcttggcgacatgttaggcacccggagactccatatgaagccagagcttatttcagctttgcagagcttgaagagctggaagaggcttggtatacagccaacaactacctcagcttctgggctagcgcgcacactatcagaggaagaaatctcaaaagtacaggagcatttatctcagttcgacgtcaggtaactcagttcagtcagtccagtcagtccgcaggccgcggcgacgtcagttcagtcagtcagttttagtttaattgaaaagtcttggcagtcagtccagtccagttcagtgacctcaggacgtcagttcagtcagtccagagagctccggactgactgaactgactgatagcaactctgCTTTGAGCTCAAGTGACATATCTGGAAAAAAAGAAATCTTGCGCAGTGCATTCAGAATTCGTCGGGCTATGGAGCACCGAGGCCTAGCATGGATTTCTGATATCGAAAGCAATCGGATAACCGAAGTTGTCCTTTTCTGCAATGAAGCGCTCGGTCCGACTTTGAAGGTATATGTGGGAGAAGATGTGGTTCCTGTAAAGAATTGGGTCACAGAGATTATGTATACTTACCAAGAGCGTGATCCTCATTGGTTCCGGAAGTATCAATAGATGATGTTTCTTTCTAATTAAAAATTTTCGCCGTAAACCCCCACCACCGATTGCCTAGCTCAAACACCCAACTCTCATTCCATTGTTGCCACATAGCCCCCCACGAACTCTAAAAACACTTGCTAGCCATCTGTAGCGTCTTAATCCTCCCGCACCGGCTTAATTTgcggcttcttcttcttcttcttcttcttgtccttGGGTTTGCATGTTGGAGGGAATTGAGTTCCCGGTGGAAATGTATTGCTACAGTGTCCTGCATAGCATGCCTGAAAACAATCATCGTTAACACAACTGTTGGTCGTGCATTCGCAGAAGTCCCAATCGCAACCTAAGGCTCGATTCTAAAATCGTACGAAGTTTTGGTTAGTGTGGCTATTGAAAGGTGATGAGACTGTTTTGGTCACACCTGAgatcaatcaatcaagcaaGCTGACAGCCCCCggcttgattgattggcTGTTTGTATGAGATttggctggattgattgaattggcTTGGCGGAAAGTTGTTAGCTTGATTGGTAGCTTGGGTGCTTGATTCCCAAATAGGAAAGTTGTATATattttttggtgttgagtctcAGCCGTCGTCCCATGTATCTAGatcgtcgtcttcgcccACCCACTTGCTAAGCTCGTACAAAACGTCCATCTGCTCGTCGGTAAGCTTTGATTGGCCCATATCGTCGTTGTCGCCGCCACCAAAACCTGCCCGTCTCCATCGTCGTACTGAGTGTAGTGCTGCTAGTAGCTCAGGTGATATACAGCGTCGGCGAGGCTCTGGTAGATCTCCGAGCTCACTGAAGAcgcgctcacactcacagcttgaaGCGGGTATAGAGAGTATAGTAAGCGCCATCTTACTAAGGTTGGGATATTGATCGCGCAGCCCGAACCAGTATTGTATAGGATCGGTGCCCTTGCCAACGATTGGCTCGCGCTTCCACTgctcatactcatcctccttAGTATTGCCGCGTGTGGGATCAATAATGCCGTCAATCGCGTCGTCAATATTGCTCGGTTTCTTCGGTGCGCGTGTGTAGCAAGGCCTCGGTAACGGCAGCGACTTGTAATCCGCCCACAGTGCCTGGAAATTAAGATTATTAAGCGCCAGCCAGTCAGGCTTCTCAGCCCACGCTTGATCGCAGTAGTgtttgtagcgaggatggagtattgtagcagcgtagtaagctggcgagtcgtcgagttTAGCGTAGTACTCGTTCGCCTTAAGTAGCGCTGCGCGTAGATTAATaggaaggtgatcttcgggTGCCTCGTCGTGAGCGTCATGGACTACGCAATCGTAGTAGAGGAGGCGAGCTTCTAATTGAGTGAGTAGAAACTCAAACGTTGGGATCACCTCAGCGATCGCGCCAAAGCTATACTCGCCACGTCCCTCAAAGCGCTTTGTACACTCTTTAAGTGGCCTAAGAACCTCTATATAGTCGGTAACAACAGCCCAATCGGCAGCTGTGAGGCCGTCTGATCTCATCCACTgtggagcagcaggccgatTTTTGCCCTGTGAGTCGGCGTAGATATCCTCTTTTGCTGTATTTTGTATGTGGGTGTTCGCGTACGCGTTGATGGCCGGCGCGAGCTTTATAGCTCGCTCAAAACAGTCGaagtatgagttccagcgtgtgACTACTGGCTTGATTGGCTGTAGTATCGTGAGCTTGTCGTCTGCGTCGTGAGGTAGCTCACGGTAAGCTGTACGCTGCGCCTTCTCAAAAAGATTGTACTGCTGCGGTGTGTGGATATAGTTGACAATATCGAGAAGTACGCCTAAAGGCCCGTGCTTTCGCCACTCCTTTATAAACGCTGCCTCGTCGGCGAGCTCGTCAACTccctcgttgttgtatgAGTCTGCATCTCTGCCCCAGAGCAGTCTCTGCCCAATCAGATTGATCGTATGAGGGCCacagcggaggcgtcggtgtATAGGATTGAAGTTAAGCTCGTGGGCAATCGCAGCgacagcggtgtcgttattaggggcattgtcgaggacgaagtaaccgagtGTGCGCTCGCTTATGCTAAACTGCTCTAAGATTGATAATACAACCTCAGCTAATCGATCGCCGGAGTGAGCGCCTGTGagctgaggcagcgcgaTAGGCAGGTCTCGGAGCTTGCCATCTGAGTTgacgtagtgggcgacgataccgAGAAAcccgcgcttgccgcctttcgttgtccatccgtcaaagcttatatggatcTTGCTAAGCGATTGTGACAGCTCGTGGACAACGCGGGGCCTGAGCCAGTCAAACAGTCGTATGACGTATTGGGAGACGCTCTTGTGGttcttccagagcgctgCTTCTGCAAGTGGGTTGGCGATAGCAATTAGGCGTCGAAAAGCTGGTGTTTCGAACTCAGAGATGGGGTGGTTGTTCGCGACGAGCCAGTCTACTGCGGCAAACCTAAAGCGCTGCTTGCTAAACCCGTTAATCTGATTAGCTACTGCCTGTGAGATAGGGACTCTCGCAGTGGTGAGCGCGTTGTAAACACTAGCAACTGGAGTCTTGCCTGGTGCTACTAGCCTATGGCCAGGTTTCTGCTCGCTGAGGTGGCGCGCGGCTGACGAGACTGCTGCGCTTGTATTGTATATCCCAATACCAATATCCGTGAGCTTGTGCTTGAAACACCAGTGGCAGATGAAGAATACGCGGGTTGGATCTTTGAGAAGAGCGACGCGATAGCCGTGGCGATAGATCCAACTCCGCTTGTGTTGGTGCGTCGTGATAGGCTTCGTATACAGCTTAAGGCGACCCCAATCTATGCCATCATAATTGTCTTCGAGATGGGCGTCAAAAGCCTCATCTACAGCGTCGTCGGCGGCTTCAGAAGACGGAGCGAGCGTAGCTTGCTCACTGCCCTCGGCGGGCGCGACGATAGCGTCTTCGGGCTGCGACTCGCGCAATCGCGACTCGAAAGTATGTGTATATGGAGGCGGCGGAGATAGAGCAGATGGCTGAGATTGATATGACTGCGAGTCGATCGCGACGGGCTGGCTCGCAGTGCCGCGCGCGCGCTTTCTAGGCGAGGGAGCGCTATCAGAGACGCGTTTTTTGGGCGGCATGAGGGCGACGATGAGGTGAGGTATACGGCGATAGATCTGCAACACCAAAAGTATATAGTATTGTGggtgatggagatggagatggagtatACTATATGAGACGACGCGCTGGCTGCTAGTTACACGGAGCTATCGGATATTACTCAATGTTACACGGCGTAACTAAAACACCAAAAAAAGCTCAGTATAGAGCTTTTACAGCTATCTAAGCTGCCTCATGGGCTGCCTCATCACCGAAATCTACTATATACTTAAGGCAATCAAGCTATCAATCTGAATCAAGCTCACGGAAAAGCTCAGCTGGATTGATTGCGTTTTTGTATGAGGTttggctggattgattgaattggcTTGGCATCAATCTTCCAAtcaagctatcaagctaGCTTGATTGATCTCAGGTGTGGTTTTGGTGGATTGGGAGACATACTTCCAACACTCTTGCCGTAGCCATAGTGACGAAGACAAGGTACAGTATAGCCCAGCGCAACTTGAAGAATGCTACGAATTTTGGAGCGCGTGCAGAGAGTAAGGGTAGAGATTCCCATGTAGACAGTAAGGGCTGGGGTTGTTGCGTAGAGAGTAAGTCAGTGAGATGGTAGGACACAGCTTGTGGGTTGAAGTAGACGGCGGATAACGCTATATATAAATAGTCTTGCAAGGAGCTGATATTTCATAGGAAGTGCACCCTCAATATTatattattatatttccattagagtcctgtatcagtcggtgactatgtaggactttggctaagccgttctatgtatgatggtcgttgtggagtttctatgggtcttgtacaatttgggtggtgttttgcgtactccaatttcagagctagtcttccgttggcgcgggtgctaaagagcagtgtggtgaatagaaagagatgtagcagcgggctcttttagataaggaaatgttgtttttgtagttttatacagtgtctgtctgttcggtggtttgcccaaggtgccattttctcgtgccaatcctagtacttgcaataaaggctagagtagctttgatgcctgtctttgtttggaggaggagtgggagggtgatgggtctgtgtggtattgcttctttgagtgtatttcgatgtgttttgtactgtttgcaatctagaagtagatgctgtggtgtttgtggtttgtagcatatacatagattgcagtctctcttgttgaatctcttaaggtaggagttgaagtatccatgtcctagcttaagtgagtagaacgcgctcgagatttctcttggtgttcccttcgggactttgattgttgtatgtgtgttgagcttgaagatccttgagtaggagcttctgtttttggtgggcctgtcggtatacctcttgtactccatcagttgttctgttttttgtattttgttgatttctgtgcctaagtaggctaggctcgctatggtcgatgttgttggtctctctttagctgcttcctttgctagcgtgtcggctttttcaTTGCCCTTgaccacagtccgcaacaatcaattaagtgggtcctagaaggttcagattggattgattgattaccgctttaagcctagtagttacctataggagtttaagccctacctagataggtaagtgggtctaggagagtgaccggattgaattgattgttgcggagtctacccttgacgtcgttgtgtcctggggcccactgcaggtggatagatgctttctttgtcgttattctctttgcagctctgatgcatcttagtagccactgttgtcccgggttgtccgataggttgttaagcctatggattgctgcttggttgtctgcgtatacgtagatctcttggccttcttgtgccactgtagccgcgtgttcaaatgcctgtgctatcccctctagttcaccgttgtagactagttgggagcatccaatgtttgtcttttgagaaaaggtttcttcgtgggtggagctgtacgctactacacctacgccgatccctattcccttgtcgtgttgtgaggcatctgagtagattgcggtgaagttatctccgctccttgataggatataatccgcgtgtgcaattgcctcttcctctttgctcttttttgatacagtaaccttgtagttaagactttcccTGCACCCTCAATAGTCTGGGCCCAAAACCCCGCACTGCAATATTGTCTGAAGCATCGATCTACGTCCTGCACCAGCCAGAGGTCATACCAACACTTTCATCGTGTTCACATCGCATGACATCCTCACTCGTCAACCCCTATAGAAAAGCCGTGTCTGTGTGAACTACCAATAGAATCTGTTGATAACCGATATTCCAACACATCGCTAGGCCCCATTGTCTAGTCTCAGTTAGCCCATCATATTTCATGGGCCACCGTGCGGAGTGTTATGGGCTCGTGTCAGAAGTAAGAGAATCCACAAAGTAACAGGTTTTGCAGCTTTTTATTATTGAGTAAGGGGGTACGGCACCAGTTAAGTGAGCGCGAAATGACGTTGAAGTTATGAGAATAGTTGGAAAAGGCGAAGAGTTGGCGTAGTGAGGTGTATCAGAGATCTACATGaaccagactccgcaacaatcaaatcaatcaatcttaaggttgtcgattggtttgattagcttgcggcgacgctgccgattgattgcggattgattgttagggtttttgagcagattgattgcgattgattggttgattggctgattgatgccaagaagtagtatacagggggttatggtgttgtactccagccttctatatcgtactgttgtacaatctcctcatctttgacgtcactccacttgtcttcatcatcaccgttgttgtacaagccgtcaaagccagctcgtctccacgaacgtacaagctgaagggcagcaagtaactcgctgccaagagctcgccggcgcggctcaagtaaatcgccaagctcgctaaagagcctctcgcagtcgcaactagatgctggtatcgtgagtatatcaatcgcaaactggcttaaacatgggtattttgagcgtaattgaatccagtacttgactgggtggccatcgctaagatactgttcgcttgtccactctggctcttgagttctccagcgctcgtactcatcgtcgtgggcagcctctacctgagccttgttgcGCCGTACGAGGGCGCCAATCACATCATCTATTCCTCCATGCCTTGGTTTTGCAGTTGTTTGAGATGGAGGACGTGTACGTTGAGGCTTATACGACtgccagagctgcaggaagccagcgttggctgatgttagccattctggcttatccacccagctgttctcgcagtagtatttgtagtatggatagaggcaggtagcagcgtagtatgctggcgatcgatcgagcttgttgtagtaatcgttggccttactccaggcggcgcggaggttaacaaagaggtgatcttcaggcgcatcaggtgggttgaagtcaacttgctcgtacgagcgcgtacgggcttcgagcgcgccaagtacgtattcaaatacaggaatagtctcatatatagcgccgtatttgcctgcctttccgcgaccctcaagcttctccgtagcaagcttaagcggctctaggcagtcctgatactctgttatcaccgcccaatcagcagctgtaagtcctgttgatctcatccaactaggtgcttcagggagtttattgccacgttgacaagcgcggcgatcttcaagggagagtgcgttaatgtagtgctcagcgtaagagttgtatgctgcctggagttgagttgcgcgtttgaaggcagcgtagtaagagttccagcgtgtaacaacaggcttcacaggctcaagtacgtggaggcgctctctagctggcaactcggcgttggcggcggtttggaagcttcggaaaatttcgtgttgttgaggcgtttttatatggttgataacgtcgataagtacacctaagggcccttcttgacgccactcctgcatgtacacctcctctgtttggagctgctcgtcgttgttgttgttgtacgcctcttgattgctgccaaagataattgcctggccaataaggttaagcgtgtgagggccgcagcggaggcgtcggtgagcagcgttgaagtcgtacgcgtgggcgagcgaggagactgcagtatcgttgtttgcagcattgtcgaggacgaagtagccgagtttatCACTCCCAATACTGTATTCTTGGAGCGTCTTTTTAATTGTATCAGCGATAGCATCACCTGTATGAGagcctgcgagatgtgggagggcgatggggagatcttgtatcactccagaggcgttagcaaagtgtgcaacgactccaaagaatccacgcttgccaccctttgtcgtccaaccatcaaagcttatgtggatcttgcttgcagcttctgacagagcgcagacaatctgtggctgcatatattggaagaggcgcattgcgtaggtagctacactgcgaggacttacccacaaagctgcctctgcctctgggtttgcaaggctaatcatctcgcgaaaggacggccttgcaagtagctccattggcaagttgttatcaagaaggcagaacactgcaacttcacgaaactgctggatgttgaagttgcccatcgcgttggcagcctcttgagagac is a window of Pyrenophora tritici-repentis strain M4 chromosome 2, whole genome shotgun sequence DNA encoding:
- a CDS encoding Dimer-Tnp-hAT domain containing protein yields the protein MPPKKRVSDSAPSPRKRARGTASQPVAIDSQSYQSQPSALSPPPPYTHTFESRLRESQPEDAIVAPAEGSEQATLAPSSEAADDAVDEAFDAHLEDNYDGIDWGRLKLYTKPITTHQHKRSWIYRHGYRVALLKDPTRVFFICHWCFKHKLTDIGIGIYNTSAAVSSAARHLSEQKPGHRLVAPGKTPVASVYNALTTARVPISQAVANQINGFSKQRFRFAAVDWLVANNHPISEFETPAFRRLIAIANPLAEAALWKNHKSVSQYVIRLFDWLRPRVVHELSQSLSKIHISFDGWTTKGGKRGFLGIVAHYVNSDGKLRDLPIALPQLTGAHSGDRLAEVVLSILEQFSISERTLGYFVLDNAPNNDTAVAAIAHELNFNPIHRRLRCGPHTINLIGQRLLWGRDADSYNNEGVDELADEAAFIKEWRKHGPLGVLLDIVNYIHTPQQYNLFEKAQRTAYRELPHDADDKLTILQPIKPVVTRWNSYFDCFERAIKLAPAINAYANTHIQNTAKEDIYADSQGKNRPAAPQWMRSDGLTAADWAVVTDYIEVLRPLKECTKRFEGRGEYSFGAIAEVIPTFEFLLTQLEARLLYYDCVVHDAHDEAPEDHLPINLRAALLKANEYYAKLDDSPAYYAATILHPRYKHYCDQAWAEKPDWLALNNLNFQALWADYKSLPLPRPCYTRAPKKPSNIDDAIDGIIDPTRGNTKEDEYEQWKREPIVGKGTDPIQYWFGLRDQYPNLSKMALTILSIPASSCECERVFSELGDLPEPRRRCISPELLAALHSVRRWRRAGFGGGDNDDMGQSKLTDEQMDVLYELSKWVGEDDDLDTWDDG
- a CDS encoding Dimer-Tnp-hAT domain containing protein, whose translation is MAKRSRVPTNTAAAAAAAKRARLSRPSVLSQRSLSPQETLGAAVSQATTFESQFLESQTEEEGAAKGSQAGTAATTEASVDTEPDNGDNFDGINWDRLPRFMKPLTTGRRVKSWIFQHGYRVVELYDQNRVWFVCKYCHIHKVIDTGGSGVFDVSKATSSAAAHLGLQKRGHGFTKDGLKPRRTGQQLSLRQTLETGVAVSQEAANAMGNFNIQQFREVAVFCLLDNNLPMELLARPSFREMISLANPEAEAALWVSPRSVATYAMRLFQYMQPQIVCALSEAASKIHISFDGWTTKGGKRGFFGVVAHFANASGVIQDLPIALPHLAGSHTGDAIADTIKKTLQEYSIGSDKLGYFVLDNAANNDTAVSSLAHAYDFNAAHRRLRCGPHTLNLIGQAIIFGSNQEAYNNNNDEQLQTEEVYMQEWRQEGPLGVLIDVINHIKTPQQHEIFRSFQTAANAELPARERLHVLEPVKPVVTRWNSYYAAFKRATQLQAAYNSYAEHYINALSLEDRRACQRGNKLPEAPSWMRSTGLTAADWAVITEYQDCLEPLKLATEKLEGRGKAGKYGAIYETIPVFEYVLGALEARTRSYEQVDFNPPDAPEDHLFVNLRAAWSKANDYYNKLDRSPAYYAATCLYPYYKYYCENSWVDKPEWLTSANAGFLQLWQSYKPQRTRPPSQTTAKPRHGGIDDVIGALVRRNKAQVEAAHDDEYERWRTQEPEWTSEQYLSDGHPVKYWIQLRSKYPCLSQFAIDILTIPASSCDCERLFSELGDLLEPRRRALGSELLAALQLVRSWRRAGFDGLYNNGDDEDKWSDVKDEEIVQQYDIEGWSTTP